Part of the Pseudobdellovibrionaceae bacterium genome is shown below.
TGACGCTCTGCTAGATGAGCGAAAAATCAAGTGAGAACTTTGTAAGGTCGAAAGGTACCTGCTTCCTTTTGTGGCGAGCCTGCGTTAGGCGGGTGGCCCCTGCGGGCACCACCGCTATCCCGGTGTGCATGGCGTATCCGGATTGCGTCACTGCGTGCCGCAAGCCGAAGACGACATGCGGCCACTCGGGCCAGCGGTGGTGCCCGCAGGGGCCACCCGCCTAACGCAGGCTCGCCACAAAAGGAAGCTGGTACCTAGATAGATTGGTTTCTTTTGCTGAATTGTTGCTTTATCATAAAAAGTCCGCCGGCCATTCGGGCTGCGATGTGCAAAAAGCTTGGGTTTTCGAGGCAGTTCATTTGTGACCTTGAAAAAGGCCGCGGGTTGGTTTCGTTAGAAATGGCTTCTTAGATCGACGGGATATGTACGATAACAAAACAGTGGAGCTAAGAACATGGACAATAGCTTAAAACAAATAGCCGAAGCTTTGAACGAAGAGTTCAAGCCAGAAAAAATCTTCCTGTTCGGATCCAGGGCTAGGGGTGATAACGATCAACAAAGTGACTACGATCTTCTGGTTGTTGTCTCGGATTCATCACTAAGCCCTCTGGAAAGGCGAATCAAGGCCCGTCAGGTGTTGCGGGGAATAGAGCAAACATTTGATGTTTTTGTCTACACTCAGAGAGAGTTTGATGAGTGGAAGGATGAGTTCGGTTCTATACCTGAAACAGCACTGAACGAGGGAAAAGAGCTCAGCGTTGGCTAGTAAGATTGTCAAAAAATGGTTTTCCTTTTCAGCAAAAGACTTGCGTACAGCAAAGGTTCTTGACGAAATAGGCTCAGACTTTTGGGAACAAAGTGTGTTTTTCTGTCAGCAAAGCATAGAGAAGTCGTTGAAAGGGTTTTTAGTTTTTCACAAGGTAAGAATCAGAAAAGTGCATGATCTGGTACAGATTTTTGCCCTTGCTCGGAGCCATGACCAATCACTCACAGGCGACATCTCAGAGCTTGAGCGGCTGACGGAATATGCGGTGGCCTACAGGTACCCAGATGCGGCATCAGGTGAGATTAGTCATAAAGATGTCAAAGAAGCTATTAGTGCTGCTGAGCACTTTTATGCCGAGCTTTCGAAAAAATGTGGTCTTTAAGGAAAGCCCATTGAGGTCCATCCCACTCCAAAACCATCAAAAAATACAATCCTAAAGGCTTGGTAGCGCCTAGGGAATCTCATTTTGTGGCGGTTTTGGCAGCGTGAGAGCGTTAGATTTTCAGAATATCTGCCGATAGAGTATGATGTTAGGTGAGGATTTTGTCGTTGGAGGAGCCACTTTGACCTTATTGTTCGGAATGAAGAAAGGGATATCACGGCTAATGTCTTGGTTTGTGGTGTGGAGGAGCATGGCCTGATGAATTCGAAAAGCCTATTTACTATATTAATGTCCCCATTGCTTTTGCTGTTTTTGGTGCATTGCAAGTTGGGGGACAATGCCATTAAAGGATCGGTTAGGTCAGTGGCGCCGTCAGGAGGATCACAGCCAGGCGCGGTTAGTGGTGTAAGCCTTACCGTTTTGAGTGATCAAAGCATACAGCTTGATTGGTCAGCTAGTGGCGATGTCACCCCTGGT
Proteins encoded:
- a CDS encoding nucleotidyltransferase domain-containing protein, producing MDNSLKQIAEALNEEFKPEKIFLFGSRARGDNDQQSDYDLLVVVSDSSLSPLERRIKARQVLRGIEQTFDVFVYTQREFDEWKDEFGSIPETALNEGKELSVG
- a CDS encoding HEPN domain-containing protein, whose protein sequence is MASKIVKKWFSFSAKDLRTAKVLDEIGSDFWEQSVFFCQQSIEKSLKGFLVFHKVRIRKVHDLVQIFALARSHDQSLTGDISELERLTEYAVAYRYPDAASGEISHKDVKEAISAAEHFYAELSKKCGL